GGCGGAAGCGATGACCCGCGCCGGCCCGGCGAACGGCGTCGCACTCCTGCGCGCCGGCGGGATCGACGTGCTCGACCTGCTCAAGGAAGATCTGGTGGCGCCCGCCATGCTGGTGAGCGTCATCGACATTCCCGGCCTCGACGCGATCCGCGAGGGTGCCGACGGGCTTCACATCGGCGCAGCGGCCACGCTCGCCGGCATCGCCGCGCATCCGCTCGTCCGCGAGCGCTATCCCGCGCTGGCTTCGGCCATCGGCCACTCGGCCAGCCCGCAGATCCGCAACGTGGCAACGCTCGGCGGCAATCTGCTCCAGCGCCCCCGCTGCTGGTATTTCCGCTCCGCCGCCTATCGCTGCCTGCGCAAGGGCGGCGGCCACTGTTTCGCGATCGACGGCGAGAACCAGTATCACGCGATCTTCGACAACCATCCCTGCGCGATCGTGCATCCCTCCACCGCCGCGACGGTCCTTGTCGCGCTCGGCGCCTTCGTCGACCTCGCCGATGCGCACGGAACCTCCCGCCGCGTCAGGCTCGAGAATTTCCTCGTCGGGCCGGCCATCGACCTGCAACGCGAGAACGATCTCCAGCCGCATGAAATCCTGACCGCGATCGTCCTGCCCACCCCGCCGTCCGGCGCCCGCATGGCGCATCTGCGCCAGGGCGAGCGCGATTCGATGGACTGGCCGCTGGCCGATGTCGCCGTGCTGATCGAGATGGATACTGCCCGAACCTGCACGCGCGCCGCCATCATCCTCGGCGCGGCGGCGCCGGTGCCGCATCGGGCGCGCGCCGCGGAAGCGGCGCTGCGCGGGCGCGTCATCACCGATGATGCCGCCCGCGAGGCCGCGCGCGCCGCCCTCGCCGGGGCGACGCCGCTCGCGAAGAACGTCTACAAGCTGAAACTGTTCGAGACCCTCATCCGCCGCGCGATCCTGACCGCGGTCGCATAGCCGCGCCCGGCGCTTGACGATCATCCCCCGCCGCTGCAATCGCCATCCTGCAACCGCATCGGGACGGAGACGACGGGATGGCCGACAACGAACGACATATCCGCGCGGGGCTGATCGGCTACGGTTATGCCGGCCGCACGTTTCACGCCCCGCTCATCAGGGCCACGGCCGGCTATTCGCTCGTCGCGGTCGCCTCAAGCGATGCGGCGAAAGTGCAGGCCGACCTGCCCGGCATCGCGGTCGAGCCGGCCCC
This genomic interval from Acidiphilium multivorum AIU301 contains the following:
- a CDS encoding FAD binding domain-containing protein, whose amino-acid sequence is MKPFATLRAPTIAAAAASASTTMAEAMTRAGPANGVALLRAGGIDVLDLLKEDLVAPAMLVSVIDIPGLDAIREGADGLHIGAAATLAGIAAHPLVRERYPALASAIGHSASPQIRNVATLGGNLLQRPRCWYFRSAAYRCLRKGGGHCFAIDGENQYHAIFDNHPCAIVHPSTAATVLVALGAFVDLADAHGTSRRVRLENFLVGPAIDLQRENDLQPHEILTAIVLPTPPSGARMAHLRQGERDSMDWPLADVAVLIEMDTARTCTRAAIILGAAAPVPHRARAAEAALRGRVITDDAAREAARAALAGATPLAKNVYKLKLFETLIRRAILTAVA